The window gttgttgtttcaaaGCTTTATTACTCCTTAGCATTTTCACCTTTTTAAACTCATCATCTTTTAAGAAGACAATTAAAATccgatttttcttttgtgtatttattatattatttgtcTCCTATAAgtctattttttctttcatcCTTGCCTCCCGAATGATGTAACAAAAATATCTTGTACATAGTACTCAACAAAAATGTCAACATTTAGACTCCATGAATAAGAAACAGTCATCAATCTGAAATTAGAGTGTCTGtgtaaaaagattaaaaaaaattttgtaacacagaatagaatttttttcctttcctAAATCATCAAGCTTTATGAATAAatggagaagaaaaaaaaaatcaaaaataatatttttataagctATGTACATAGTTTATGTACAGGTCTGTCTGATGTTGATATCAATTACGTCAGTCCTTTAATTAGCTAGTCGCCAGCTTGAATAATAATGAGTTTTTCGAGCCATCCTTATTGCATGATGTATTATTGTTGTGCAGAGCCTATATACGTGCTTGTCAGAAAGGGTGGAGACTCCTATAtaaatgaaatcgttttcatGTAGAATGAAGAGTAAAATATTAACACATCTTAACCGGACAATCTCTGGTatgctttaaaaaatgttttcatcttctgCAACAGTAAACCAACACGGGTAAAAAGTTGCAAATTTTTAATCCATTAAGTGGATAAAACAGAATGCAAATATCCCAAtccattttatttaatttttccctAAATGAAAAGAATTctgatttttttgttgattttttaggTACCTTAAATTGCTTTGCCggttttaaatattatatatcgGTTTTTGCCATATCTGGACACATAACAATCAACGTCACACTTTATTTGCAGTaaaatttttgtacttttggCTTTAGTGCCAGCATGGATGTATAAGAAATCAAATGTAGTTATCTGAATGGCGTTAACTTACAAGGAGAATTCAACTGAACAattatttttaccaaaattagTGAGTCACATTGAACCAGCTAAAAATAGATAACTGTCTTTCCTCCCCGCTATTGTTATCGCCCTGCATTTTGTTacaatttgaaaaagaaaaaatggcgGGTTTAATTCATTAGACTATGATCTAACTACACGTTTCATGTTTTATGTGTAGGGAAAACAAAACATGTAAGAAGTTTGAGCGTGGTTATTCGgtgcaaaaaaatgaaaacacggTGAGCACGAAATTTTCTGCACGGTTAATTGAGTGTAAAATTACACCGTAAAAATACAGGAAATCACAAGTTTGTTCACAGTTCTTGTTTTGAACTCAACATTAAATGTAAGTTTATTAGATAGGAAGTTCCCTGGGTTGATTCATTGTTACACGTGCTTGTAAGAAATGATTATATTTGTAGCCGTTGTAGAAAAAGCTGGAAGCGACGTGtggaaaaaaaacatgtttaaatcTATAATCCGTTTACACTCGTCGTTTTGTTGCTATGGtgatattgttattgttattttaagcCCATTATGAAATTAGATTCTTATAACACCGACCAACGTTAAACAACAACGGCTAAGCCGAAAATagcatcattttttcttttatctatttattttcaATATAGGATACGCTCTTAAGTCGAGTGACTGATTGttctaaaatgattttattttcagCCTATTTAATACTTAAATATTTTtgcatctattttttttaaagataaggAACTCAAGTCTGGGTTCTTTAACAAATAGGGAATAACGCCTGATTTTCGCATGCAAAGTCGGCACTCTCTCTGTAATAAACCTAAAAGAACGCAAGGCACTTAATTACAGTTTTGTCTGTGTAAAAACATCGAACTCGTCTCAAAGAACTTTCCTTCAAGACTGTTGCAATACCCCACCCTACAAAATTCTTCGGATAAAATTCGTCTAATATTTGAGATAAAGTGTGGCTGCCCAATGGAAAAAAATGTAaaggttaaaataaaattgcaaaaacCCAACACCGAGTATTCGAGTTGATATGGTGCGCAGAACTGTCACTACGTCATGAAATTTAATCAAGCGTGCTGACCACTTCTAATCTAACAACAAGACAACAAAAAAGACATTATTGCCCTACTAatcacattaaaaatatttggaTACTTTCTGATTTACTGACTTTGCTCTATATTATAACTGTGTGCATGGTCTTGCATGAGGGTACCAGCCGCCTAATTTCAGATTCAGAATGTAACTCTGTTTCAACATTTTTATTGTATCTTTTCTCTTTACTAAGCGCTACGAGTGACGTCACAGGGAAAGTATACTCCTCCACTCCGTCATGAGAGtcgagctctttgagataaaaccTCTGCGGTCGAGAATGATCCcttgcaaattttttaaagtatgttcacaaatttttttttataaaatccaaTAATTGTTTCGTAAGTCAACGCCACACGCTAAGTTCAGCATTGTGGAATACATATAAAAGAAAAGCATTCGCGTAAAAGTGATCAATGCAACATCGTTCCCAaactctttttttattatatgataTAATTCTAGaagtctttttcttttttattgaacAAGGGCTCTTACTTTCAACAAATAAAGCAGatttaatttatgaaaaaaatttgaGCATGAACATAATTATGCAAAGCGATGCCGCATCagttcaagaaaaacaaaaatggagtCTCGAGTGGTACTGTTGCACAGACTGGCGTACACACATCATGGTCGCTGAATattagattttaaattttcttttaataatattcGAATTACATTCCAGCCCTAGTCAAACAAATATCTATGTTTTACCCAGACCTCTGGGTAAACAAGAATATCGATTGATTTGAaccaacaacataaaaaaatcgaaaattattttaacgGATATTATCACCTACCTTACCTTACGAACGTAGAAAACCTGATCCAGTAGAAAAACATGCGAGGATTAACTAAAATTCGCAAAGAGTagaagaaaaatattgtttgttCTCAGTTAGATTGCAGAGACATGATGCATGAGACATCTTTACGTGTCTACTTCGCACAGCACATGGCAAATATAAACATCAAAATGATAAACATGTTATGTGAATGGCGAgcgataaaataaataaataaaaaacgacaAACCTAACGTTCGTACCTTCGCTTTGTgtgagaaataaaaacattaggcCTTGGGACAATTATAGGCATGCGACATGTCGTATTTAATGTCGGGAAAACAATCAGAATGACGTGTAGCGTTGCTAAGTGTGTTGGATTGTTAAGCATGAAATTGTTTCCCAGTGACAAATCTTTGAATATACACAGATAAAGCTGATGGTCTATAGTTTTATATAGATAGTTTAAATTCAAAACCatattaatatatttaaaattggcACGAAAAAGATTTTTTCCCGATCAACATTGATCTAACAATTTCTCACGAAGTTTACAACATTTTGTAATATGGCCTGCAAAAGACAAACACCAATTACAGGCTTAACACGGGAACCATATCCCTTTAAACCGTTATAAGGTGATAAAAAGATTAAATGTTTAAGATTTATGTCTGTATTtacattataaaatttaaaaaaactcttttaTACAACATTTTCTTCTGTGTGACCAGGGAAATTATCGTCATGCGCACAAATCTCCACGTGAGACGACTCGTATTCTGTATTGTATCTACTTGAAGCACTGACGTAATCTTGTCTCGATTGTACGAACATAAACAGCAATAATCCCAGTAATGCCACTCCAGCCAAACCGAAGAAATATATCACCATTTCATGCCGATTAAAATACTCTCCGGTCGGAAACCAACCAGATCTCACAACTACAACGGAAATAGCATTTCCCATGGCAACCATGACGTAATATACACTGGTAATAAGTTTTTGAAATATTCCCGGACATAACTTGCATGCCAAACCAAGacctaaaaaaaaacatctaacGTAAGTCAAAGGGCAATTCATGTCTAAGAGGGTTCTAACATTAAAACTGAGTGAATTCACACCTTATTGAGTTTAATGGGCGCACTCAAGGAAAGCAAAATATTCGTGAAAGCATGGTTAATTTCCAATCAACTGGAAGTCGCTGTTTTTATAGCaataatgaaaaacaaaaaattgtaaaatatttaaGTAGTAAAAATGGCAAGAAAAAGTAGTTAAGAAgtttaagtcaatttttttctctgctGTTCAATGAAAAGTTATTGTGATTTGTGCGCGAGGGATTATATTATTTTCCCGAATTTTTGAGTTTAATTCAACGTGTTTAGTTTATAGTACAATCATTAATTTTCCCGCTTTTCGCAGATTTTAATTAAACTCGTAAAACTTAAAACCTGCGAAATATTTTCAAGATACGCGAAAGCCAATATCCGCGAAAAACGGTGTACCTATGTGAATATGTCATTCAGAAaggaattttcttttaaaatatttgataaaatttaccttAAAATTATTACTCCCGAAATTATTctaccaatgaaattaaatctcgCGAAAAAAAGGTTAAGGTTAGTTTATAACAGACACAtactatatattttgaaaactttgtgcaaaatcttatttttctcacaatttaaaattatttgcatAAGTTTCCTCtccattgtttttttcttctgtttctatttcttgtAATTTGCTAGTAATATAACTAGCCTTACCTGTTAAGCCAACTAAGACTTCGCTGATACCAAGAAAGATGTACTGTGGTACTGTCCAGAGGATGTGAATACCACTGACACAAGTCATGTTCAATTTCCCAACTGGTTGTAAACAAGTACCATTGTTGGCGTGAATTCTATGTGCATAAAGCTGCACTCCACCGGCTGGTAAATAAGATCAATATATATAAGCTAAATTTCGaacttcaaaaaaagaaaataaaagttcTTCAATACCGTTCTGTTCTTATGAAAAAGAGGTTTCCATAAATAAGGAGAGAAGATAAtaggataaaaaaataacacgAAAATCAAGAACATAActaactttaaaaacaaaaagatcatttttttcttaaacttttGTGAATGGCTTCTGTAAGTAAAGATTTGTACGTCTATTTTATATAAGTTGACGATTTTTTATCTTCGGTACTAGCACTTTCAGAATGctgtgaataaaaaatttactCAGATGTATTGACATGCAATGGAAAGAAAAGATATTCATCTATGAATGCACACAATTACACAGACTACCAAAAGTTCACAATCAAACTTGGACTCAAATTTTAGGGTTTAAGATGCTTAAAAGATTGACTGTCTACTActacataaaaataatgataGTACATAAGGGGAGGGGGTATGTTTTTACATAGGACTGACCTAACATCATAGAAATACAAGCAGCAAACATCCCCATCATAATTCTCCATGAAGTTGGAAAGGAATACCCCTTTCTACGTAATAACGGATAGATCAGTTTCTCCAACAACTGCACAAAAATCAAGACAGCTACAATGTTCACTAGAGCAATCCATGATACTGGAACATAAACACTTCCAATTCTTTTATCAAGATGAAAACCTTGATAAATGAAGGTACTATAAccctaaataaaatatataaatatactacTCTCGCGAAActagttttgtatttttttggcCCTATattgttgtatatatatacaaataatttTACATCCTTATGAATAAGTTTATACAATTTATATTATGAGTGGAATGagcaaaagaaaataatattcaaAATAGGTGAATAATGCAATCTTAAAAATAGTGCTTaactataataaaataattttctgtccACTATGGatagtaaaaatttaaaatgtaaaaattgcttAGGGACAATAAACTAAATATAAACCAACCTGGGCATTGCAAATCCAATATGGTATGAAtgataaaaatattgcaaaaatcttgaaaaaagaTTTAGCTTCTTGCACTTCAGCATGGGAAAACCTTCCACCAACTTTAATTGTTGCATAATCTAACCAGTGTAGGGTTGGTTCTCTGGAAATTGAATATCCACTGTAAAAGACAAGGAAAGCTAAATCACAACTGTTGAAAGGCATAACATAATAAGTTGTTAAATAACACacaagtttttaattttgataaaaaaccaCAACCTTTTTCTTTTCAGTGAGACAGATTTTTTAACTGCTTTTGCTTCAGTTATTATGTTGTAAAGCAGCTTCAACACATTAACTTTTGATTTTTCTGGGCGTTTAAACTTTGACCATCCAATACAAAATGACATAAAACCAGCACCAAGGCAAACGCAACACAATCCTAACCCCACTTCATAGCTAGCAAACTCCATAATACCTAATAAGAAAGCTATCAACACTAAAGCGAACAGGTGGCCAATCCAATACAGTTTAGTTGTGTACGAATGAAGTTTTTCTGATAACCTTGTTTCGGAAAACTGGTCGTGTCCAAAATCTCCAACAAACGTTTTGCATAATCCTTCTCCCAAGCATATCAGATAAAGAGGTATAACAGTAAGATATCGTAGTATAAACGGGCCATTTAAAATGTGTGCAGATAAACCTGTCAACCCAGCAACACCGaaaaaatagataacaaaaCCAACAACAATAGCAGTTCTTCTGATCACAAAATGTTCTGCAAATAAGTTAACTGTAGCTGCTGTTATCCATGAACAaacagcaaaaataaaataaacaatcaaaGAATGTTCGTAAGTGCAATCCAGATATGTAAAAGCATATAAGACAAAGCTTGTTATGATTGTGGTGTATACAACTTTCTGAAAGATGTCTGCCAATGCAATTGCAgaatatacttttttttgtttggctATTAATACATGATTAAGAAGATCCAACCCTGGTTTAAATCTAGGTGATTTAGGAACTAGTGGTGTTTCTTCATCAATTTGGTGATGAACAACGGTTTCCCTATGGTGTTGTGTGATcgacattatatatataataaatatctaCAAACACCTATAAACAAATGTGTGAAACAATTCAAATTCCTTTTCTTTATATAAACtacaaataattaaaacaaaacaaaattcatATAAGAAATTGTAAAATGGTGCAACTTTAAAATATGTACTGAAAAAATAggaatgtaaaataaaaactgcAATGTCGTATATGCATAACAGCTTTTATATGATTCTAGAAAATTCTGACAAAAATATTAGCTacggaaaaaaaattcaacttcaCTTCATTAACAAAAGTCAAACTCGATTTAATTTTGCAAGTTACATCTACAAGAATTGAATCATTTTGCGATGTCCCTGTAAATTTACGAtatcttaaaatttttcttgcaaaaataaattttaaggtaAGTTGAAATTGATGTTGCAGAGGGAAATTCTCTTTTAGTCACTGAAGTTAAACAAGAGTGAGTTGGGGTTTGATGGAGTGTCATTAAAGACTGACTGGGGGTCATTTGAGGTGGTTTGGGTTCATTACACGGTTTACAGTACTGTAAAAAGGTATCTTAACATCGCGATCCTCTATCATGCGCGACGCGAACAATACGCGATAGctttttgagcatatttttgtcTCGATAGAAGCGAATCATATCACGTCTATCAGGATGTCGCGATAGACTCGATCTATAGCGTAGTATTACTTGATGACGTAAATTGCATTATAATActtatttcaaattaaatactgaacttcaaacaaaacaaaacaatgcttaaaagagtttcttttttttctatgaTAATTTAGGAATAATAATTCTTGTGTGAAAAAGTTAAACAAAGTTGCCTGACTTTCGACGAAAGtaataaaa is drawn from Hydractinia symbiolongicarpus strain clone_291-10 chromosome 8, HSymV2.1, whole genome shotgun sequence and contains these coding sequences:
- the LOC130655144 gene encoding solute carrier family 15 member 4-like gives rise to the protein MSITQHHRETVVHHQIDEETPLVPKSPRFKPGLDLLNHVLIAKQKKVYSAIALADIFQKVVYTTIITSFVLYAFTYLDCTYEHSLIVYFIFAVCSWITAATVNLFAEHFVIRRTAIVVGFVIYFFGVAGLTGLSAHILNGPFILRYLTVIPLYLICLGEGLCKTFVGDFGHDQFSETRLSEKLHSYTTKLYWIGHLFALVLIAFLLGIMEFASYEVGLGLCCVCLGAGFMSFCIGWSKFKRPEKSKVNVLKLLYNIITEAKAVKKSVSLKRKSGYSISREPTLHWLDYATIKVGGRFSHAEVQEAKSFFKIFAIFLSFIPYWICNAQGYSTFIYQGFHLDKRIGSVYVPVSWIALVNIVAVLIFVQLLEKLIYPLLRRKGYSFPTSWRIMMGMFAACISMMLAGGVQLYAHRIHANNGTCLQPVGKLNMTCVSGIHILWTVPQYIFLGISEVLVGLTGLGLACKLCPGIFQKLITSVYYVMVAMGNAISVVVVRSGWFPTGEYFNRHEMVIYFFGLAGVALLGLLLFMFVQSRQDYVSASSRYNTEYESSHVEICAHDDNFPGHTEENVV